In Tepidimicrobium xylanilyticum, one DNA window encodes the following:
- a CDS encoding RAMP superfamily CRISPR-associated protein codes for MNFEVILEDLNKVNINKSQINNEANQYDEIFHFLKYSYKYKAHKDADRKAREIRDFNKLFRFVNNRCDGNLKRTKVKEFCLEWFKKEILSEKQRFNQEIFPKSQKKVKLQIPNLNETDNIKVLDVLMGIFPTENDLEDYIKKLIPGSFGFKYRFKLDSPYFSKDDDEFYIIDNPVMKEKVWKVPIIRGSTWKGMLLKAAREKLKGLIENNNIKEILEYYFSITRIFGTGSKEYREIEEEIKKFIDEKENKDEDLLIKQLIKYALSDLGLNLNIKRDGRRVAEQIFEQITKHNEELCNNGNIFTVKRGRAVFYPTYFEEVSLEVINPHNRNTKAGSSPIYYEVVPSGSEGFVQIVYIPYDAIVLSKEELEKQVELDRRILEGLIRYAIEEIGIGAKTKLGWGKATIIKSSEDNMEGVGDE; via the coding sequence GTGAATTTTGAGGTTATATTGGAAGATTTAAATAAAGTAAACATAAATAAAAGCCAAATAAATAATGAGGCTAATCAATATGATGAAATATTTCATTTTCTAAAGTATTCATATAAATACAAAGCTCATAAAGATGCAGATAGGAAAGCAAGAGAAATAAGAGATTTTAATAAATTATTCAGGTTTGTGAACAATAGATGTGATGGGAATTTAAAGAGAACTAAAGTAAAAGAATTTTGTTTAGAATGGTTTAAGAAAGAAATTCTTTCTGAAAAACAAAGATTTAATCAGGAAATATTTCCTAAAAGTCAAAAAAAGGTAAAATTGCAAATACCAAATTTAAATGAAACTGATAATATTAAGGTTTTAGATGTTCTAATGGGTATATTTCCCACCGAAAATGATTTAGAAGATTACATAAAAAAACTTATTCCCGGTTCTTTTGGCTTTAAATATAGGTTTAAACTTGATTCTCCCTATTTTTCTAAAGATGATGATGAGTTTTATATAATAGACAATCCAGTTATGAAGGAAAAGGTTTGGAAAGTACCAATAATTAGGGGAAGTACCTGGAAAGGAATGCTATTAAAAGCTGCTAGAGAAAAATTGAAAGGTTTAATTGAAAATAATAACATAAAAGAAATACTTGAATACTATTTTAGCATTACGAGAATTTTTGGGACAGGCTCTAAAGAATACAGGGAAATAGAAGAAGAAATAAAAAAGTTTATTGATGAGAAAGAAAATAAAGATGAAGACCTTTTAATAAAGCAGCTTATCAAATATGCATTAAGCGATTTAGGCTTAAATTTAAATATTAAAAGGGATGGTAGAAGAGTAGCAGAACAAATCTTTGAACAGATAACTAAACATAATGAAGAGTTGTGTAATAATGGAAATATTTTTACAGTGAAAAGAGGACGAGCAGTATTCTATCCTACCTATTTTGAGGAAGTATCTTTGGAAGTTATAAATCCGCACAATAGAAACACAAAGGCTGGAAGTAGCCCTATCTATTATGAAGTAGTACCAAGTGGTAGTGAAGGATTTGTTCAAATTGTCTATATTCCTTATGATGCCATTGTCCTTTCAAAGGAGGAACTAGAAAAACAAGTTGAACTTGACCGTAGGATTTTAGAGGGGCTTATAAGATATGCAATTGAAGAAATAGGTATAGGAGCTAAGACTAAATTAGGATGGGGCAAAGCTACTATTATTAAAAGTTCAGAAGATAATATGGAGGGAGTAGGGGATGAATGA
- a CDS encoding ABC transporter permease yields the protein MKILRLTYINFKLSIKDFASILTMIIAPLALILGLNFIGNKGGYVVDTNIAFNIQDKGVYGEEILKDMNIGDYIFYDEEDKALELLHRNEVIAVYQIPEDFTEKITNGEKPNIKAFKRQEGNTTLAFELRLEEEINNKVKRQILIKEGIINNDELLDYGAKAEVYTSKGSKLDKGFILAMTMSIYFIILSSSVIGEKMVSMKKQNILSRAMSTANRGYEILGSLCLSILALHVIANLIVVIISKFIINFTIPSFSIVIVNIVLASLFSITFTMFMTRIFENQGVVSFVAVIFSMANIFLSLIASESSSFSKIPFAVRNLGKFTPFYWLMDSVENLKLFPNALVVLLMILALFSGGNYKFKNFINKA from the coding sequence GTGAAAATATTAAGATTAACCTATATTAACTTTAAATTATCCATAAAGGACTTTGCAAGCATTTTAACCATGATAATTGCACCATTAGCACTAATATTGGGATTAAACTTTATAGGAAATAAGGGTGGATATGTAGTAGATACTAACATCGCATTTAACATACAGGATAAAGGTGTATATGGCGAAGAGATTCTAAAGGATATGAACATTGGGGATTATATATTTTATGATGAAGAGGATAAAGCCTTGGAGCTTCTTCATAGAAATGAGGTAATAGCAGTATATCAAATTCCTGAAGACTTTACTGAAAAAATTACAAATGGGGAAAAGCCCAATATAAAAGCCTTTAAAAGACAAGAAGGAAACACCACTTTAGCCTTTGAGTTAAGGTTGGAAGAGGAGATAAACAACAAAGTAAAAAGGCAAATATTAATTAAAGAAGGAATTATCAATAATGATGAATTATTAGATTATGGAGCAAAAGCAGAAGTTTATACATCTAAGGGTAGTAAACTTGACAAGGGATTTATATTGGCAATGACAATGTCCATTTATTTTATAATACTTTCATCTAGTGTTATTGGTGAAAAGATGGTAAGCATGAAAAAACAAAATATATTATCAAGGGCAATGTCCACAGCCAATAGGGGCTATGAGATATTAGGGAGCTTATGCTTATCCATTCTAGCATTGCATGTTATTGCAAATTTAATAGTAGTAATCATAAGCAAATTCATAATAAACTTTACTATCCCTAGTTTTTCTATAGTGATAGTCAATATAGTATTAGCAAGCCTATTTTCCATTACTTTTACCATGTTCATGACAAGAATATTTGAAAATCAAGGTGTTGTATCCTTTGTAGCAGTTATATTCAGCATGGCCAACATATTTTTAAGCTTAATAGCCTCAGAGTCCAGTTCTTTTTCTAAAATACCTTTTGCAGTTAGAAACTTAGGGAAATTTACTCCTTTTTATTGGCTGATGGATAGTGTGGAGAATTTAAAACTATTTCCAAATGCACTGGTAGTTTTACTCATGATATTGGCACTTTTCAGTGGTGGAAACTATAAGTTTAAGAATTTTATAAACAAAGCTTAG
- a CDS encoding response regulator transcription factor produces MNIIKVLIVDDEKLIREGLKIILSTHEDIDVVGMCSNGQEALEFIRKNRVDIILMDIRMPICDGVLGTRIIKEEFEDIKVLILTTFDDREYIHEALKYGASGYLLKDSSYDLIYEGIKVAVKGSLVVHPKVANTIISSVSKEEDYSKEIEKYCLTDRELTIIKEIANGLSNREIAEKLYLSEGTIKNNISNILTKLDLRDRTQIAIFAFKIGLAK; encoded by the coding sequence ATGAATATAATCAAGGTTTTAATAGTAGATGATGAAAAGCTTATAAGGGAAGGGCTAAAGATAATTCTATCTACCCATGAGGATATAGACGTAGTAGGTATGTGTAGTAATGGACAGGAAGCTCTGGAATTCATAAGAAAGAATAGAGTGGACATAATTTTAATGGATATCAGAATGCCTATATGCGATGGAGTTTTAGGTACTAGAATTATCAAAGAGGAATTTGAGGATATAAAGGTACTTATTCTAACGACCTTTGATGATAGGGAATACATACATGAAGCATTAAAATACGGAGCATCAGGCTATCTTTTAAAGGATAGCTCCTACGATCTCATATATGAAGGAATTAAGGTTGCTGTAAAGGGAAGCTTAGTAGTCCATCCAAAGGTGGCTAATACTATTATATCCAGCGTTTCTAAGGAAGAAGATTATTCCAAAGAAATAGAAAAATACTGTTTAACAGATAGGGAATTAACTATCATAAAGGAGATAGCAAATGGCCTTTCCAATAGGGAAATAGCAGAAAAACTTTATCTATCAGAAGGGACTATTAAAAACAATATAAGCAATATATTAACTAAACTGGATTTAAGGGATAGGACTCAAATTGCTATATTTGCTTTTAAGATTGGATTAGCTAAATAA
- a CDS encoding RAMP superfamily CRISPR-associated protein: protein MSNIEVKMITQTPLCTGDAFSESHNLKPQSLLGSLRFWLEVICYAAGELDINCKNEVKQSTFFSKVNEILERQEISLPEAKKEALKELAISIPSQLFGCNGWEGFVRIKEIDFCNKQIELPCVIYKEKEKQDGWKEEYPVIKNGIKKCPGNIDKEKEHAWYFPDPCLFGEAKIKLELADKKVGQDIIFPLLNFIQKYGFVGGKNNLGFGRVKFDLENTNLSERTNLSEFNQFSFYNKTVKIDDVIKEKEEFDHLINDDLVNERKIGFYRPGFYESKNKEKPEKIYLDMIKILLSEKSSLRYLCKRKAKRHFVFGSTERDKYGEIEGPNATKIIPWINHVEDNKYEYGFISLILLEKFPRG from the coding sequence TTGTCAAACATTGAAGTTAAAATGATAACTCAAACTCCATTATGTACAGGTGATGCGTTTAGTGAAAGTCATAATTTAAAACCTCAATCTTTATTAGGTTCTTTAAGATTTTGGCTTGAAGTTATTTGCTATGCAGCAGGAGAACTTGATATAAATTGTAAGAATGAAGTAAAGCAAAGTACATTCTTTTCTAAAGTAAATGAAATCCTAGAAAGGCAGGAAATTTCATTACCCGAAGCAAAGAAAGAAGCATTAAAAGAACTTGCTATATCTATTCCATCACAGCTATTTGGGTGTAATGGCTGGGAAGGTTTTGTTAGGATAAAAGAAATTGATTTTTGTAATAAACAGATAGAATTACCTTGTGTCATATATAAAGAAAAGGAAAAACAAGATGGTTGGAAGGAAGAATATCCAGTAATTAAGAATGGAATAAAAAAGTGTCCAGGAAATATTGATAAAGAAAAAGAACATGCATGGTACTTTCCTGACCCCTGTTTATTTGGTGAAGCGAAAATTAAATTAGAATTAGCAGATAAAAAAGTTGGTCAGGATATAATATTTCCACTTTTAAATTTTATTCAAAAATATGGTTTTGTTGGTGGAAAAAACAATTTAGGATTTGGAAGAGTTAAATTTGATTTAGAGAATACTAATCTTTCAGAGAGGACTAATCTATCAGAATTTAATCAATTTAGTTTTTATAATAAAACTGTAAAAATTGATGATGTTATTAAGGAAAAGGAGGAATTTGACCATTTAATTAATGATGATTTAGTAAATGAAAGAAAGATTGGATTTTATAGGCCTGGTTTTTATGAATCTAAAAACAAGGAAAAACCAGAAAAAATATATTTAGATATGATAAAAATACTTCTTAGTGAAAAGAGTAGTTTAAGATATTTATGTAAACGAAAAGCAAAACGACATTTTGTATTTGGGTCTACGGAAAGAGATAAATATGGAGAAATTGAAGGGCCAAATGCTACTAAAATAATACCTTGGATTAATCATGTTGAAGATAATAAATATGAATACGGTTTTATTTCTTTGATTTTACTAGAAAAGTTTCCTAGGGGGTGA
- a CDS encoding ABC transporter ATP-binding protein, which yields MGLIEVKNITKRFDENIVLDNISLSIDEGDIFGLIGPNGAGKSTLIKIMTGLWDSNGGEVIIDGYSIKEEPLKVKEQIGLVPQEIALFEGISAYDNLEFFGYLYGLKGKLLKKRIDEALELVGLEEKRKEKMEKFSGGMKRRLNIACALLHEPRILIMDEPTVGIDPQSRNHIFEFTKKINKENNTTIIYTSHYMEEVEMLCNSIFIIDQGQEVAYGSKKTIKSMISNNDRILLEVLDYKGEMILAIKSLTGVNECIDENGLIKLLVDKKDFRLEPLLKVIESHGGQIKSINFEEPSLEEVFLALTGRRLRD from the coding sequence ATGGGTTTAATTGAAGTAAAAAATATTACTAAGCGTTTTGATGAAAATATAGTTCTTGACAATATAAGCCTATCCATAGATGAAGGGGATATATTTGGATTAATAGGGCCTAATGGAGCGGGAAAATCAACTCTCATTAAGATAATGACAGGGCTATGGGATAGTAATGGTGGAGAAGTGATAATTGACGGATATAGTATTAAAGAGGAACCTTTAAAGGTAAAGGAGCAAATCGGTCTTGTCCCTCAGGAAATTGCCTTATTTGAAGGTATATCCGCTTATGATAATCTGGAGTTTTTTGGCTATCTATATGGTTTAAAGGGGAAATTGCTAAAGAAAAGGATAGATGAGGCATTAGAGTTAGTTGGATTGGAGGAGAAGAGGAAGGAAAAGATGGAAAAATTCTCAGGAGGAATGAAAAGAAGGCTTAACATAGCCTGTGCCCTACTACATGAACCCAGAATCCTTATCATGGATGAGCCTACAGTGGGAATAGACCCCCAATCCAGAAACCACATATTTGAGTTTACAAAGAAAATTAATAAAGAAAACAACACTACAATTATATATACCTCTCATTATATGGAGGAGGTAGAGATGCTCTGCAACAGTATTTTTATCATCGATCAAGGTCAAGAAGTGGCTTATGGAAGTAAAAAGACTATAAAATCCATGATAAGTAATAACGATAGAATTTTATTAGAAGTATTAGATTATAAGGGAGAAATGATACTGGCTATTAAATCCTTAACTGGTGTTAATGAATGTATTGATGAAAATGGATTAATAAAGCTTTTAGTGGATAAGAAGGATTTTAGGTTAGAGCCTCTTTTGAAAGTTATCGAAAGCCATGGTGGGCAAATAAAGAGTATCAATTTTGAAGAGCCATCCTTGGAAGAGGTTTTTTTGGCCTTAACAGGAAGAAGATTAAGGGATTAA
- a CDS encoding CRISPR-associated protein Csx11, with product MNDERLENLKQKNIEILKAEIGALLFNLGKTHVGFSGWRKHFCTVENNFTEEDFIEEYGYKTFTRYKGYYTIKNQNKETPFKIDLKSIDDKLLEFFNVKINLNKIKDTKIVNIIYGNAIEEIAKEENINNDVIELVNGIFFRGCENINSGIDKGQPPEKNELEKLWISNAFGSFKEDVSIYMLDRQRICFFNKLANKINRLNKEIKDFSEEDWINLRNFVINEIKSWYSHLLSDSRFPINDVTLWDQAYMTASLFKASLAAMVLEDSNVNEYKNNPQKIKWSILGVQYDKLGLAEKALKPYFVDWYRVAVKKIDAKIKEIVEIDYALGNEIYRDETGIYFIVPENIGEKSGDGYNLELSADFCELKEKIVNAFKEIELDEDKHEIFENEFMPSIFVTKPSRGTMNIAYLLENSRDNFLKSVYSKNFIDKCKEESNNAKNYDGLCQICRLKLGIKKEDFVICDQCDKRRISRFHNWIENINGETIWTGELQDKNGRIALVTVKFELKEWLNGNMLNTILAIIDDWNSKKEELEKNLRIKKGNVLNKTMLKNLISTEGIKYTLQNYTDILLTERTIGDRWEKFMKNKLENNINFNENKIEWKQLKNNQQHYKDIAEILLQFLLRKNPSPARLRRIWETTEEFFIEIKNDLKKLIGIEDWRAKRIVWENVVNDERYKSKEYTYKGLDFWVDEKGNVHLISSIEQAIPIIGNIKGKDDFAEITKKIEKDNKEGSKDWIKEFILEEYDTKKATNIKLDNSKVKYESYLPYLSIIDPTPISWQFIIPAEYLPNVIDKIQEKYKNNFKYVIGKLPLHIGIVIQDYKKPLYIGLKALRKIRRDITSWEDIKKVINYQGFKEIQRKYFKDQSIEETNEPQNYYSLYLIKMKNETNENEYSNAYEFYIQPHEKMKRKLIVIDGMSDLQGEEYKEVKLEIYPNTIDFEFLDTNIRRNDIYYEKGKRILGEKHNRPYTWEEWENFKVFKDYFFDDKDTKKQKINKLNNMVSLIYSKIKDWEGNDESLKKLMLSAFVNTFELNEKDERTGQEKRDCFARLFGEGMTWEKLESMKKDEFNKLLWRFIDMYEFWHKALKKF from the coding sequence ATGAATGATGAAAGATTAGAAAATCTAAAACAGAAAAATATAGAAATACTTAAAGCTGAAATAGGAGCACTGCTTTTCAATTTAGGAAAAACCCATGTTGGGTTTAGTGGTTGGAGGAAGCATTTTTGTACAGTTGAGAATAATTTTACAGAGGAAGATTTTATAGAAGAGTATGGATATAAAACTTTTACAAGATATAAAGGTTATTATACTATCAAAAACCAAAATAAAGAAACACCATTTAAAATAGATTTAAAATCTATAGATGATAAGTTATTGGAATTTTTTAATGTGAAAATTAATTTAAATAAAATTAAAGATACGAAAATAGTAAACATTATTTATGGTAATGCAATTGAAGAAATAGCCAAAGAAGAAAATATTAATAATGATGTGATAGAATTGGTTAATGGTATTTTTTTCAGAGGATGCGAAAATATAAATTCGGGAATAGATAAAGGACAACCTCCTGAAAAAAATGAATTAGAAAAACTTTGGATTTCTAATGCATTCGGAAGTTTTAAAGAAGACGTTAGTATTTATATGTTAGACAGACAACGAATTTGTTTTTTCAATAAATTAGCTAATAAAATAAATAGATTAAATAAAGAAATTAAAGATTTTTCAGAAGAAGATTGGATAAATTTAAGAAATTTTGTAATTAATGAAATAAAGAGTTGGTATTCTCATTTGTTAAGCGATTCAAGATTTCCAATTAATGATGTAACATTGTGGGATCAAGCTTATATGACAGCATCTTTATTTAAAGCAAGTCTTGCAGCTATGGTTTTGGAAGATTCTAATGTAAATGAATATAAAAACAATCCACAAAAGATAAAATGGAGCATACTAGGAGTTCAATACGATAAGCTTGGTTTAGCAGAAAAAGCCTTAAAGCCATATTTCGTAGATTGGTATAGGGTAGCTGTGAAAAAAATTGATGCTAAAATTAAAGAGATAGTTGAAATAGATTATGCATTGGGAAATGAAATATACAGAGATGAAACAGGAATATATTTTATCGTACCTGAAAATATAGGAGAGAAAAGCGGAGATGGCTATAATTTAGAATTGAGTGCCGACTTTTGTGAATTAAAAGAAAAAATAGTGAATGCCTTTAAAGAAATCGAATTAGATGAAGACAAACATGAAATTTTTGAAAACGAATTTATGCCTTCCATATTCGTTACAAAGCCTTCGAGAGGTACTATGAACATAGCTTATTTGTTAGAAAATAGCAGAGACAATTTCTTAAAATCTGTTTATTCTAAAAATTTTATTGACAAATGTAAAGAGGAAAGTAATAATGCTAAAAATTATGATGGTTTATGTCAAATATGCAGATTGAAATTAGGTATAAAGAAAGAAGATTTTGTCATATGTGATCAATGTGACAAAAGAAGAATTTCAAGATTTCACAATTGGATTGAGAATATTAATGGAGAAACCATATGGACAGGAGAATTGCAAGACAAAAATGGAAGAATTGCTTTAGTAACAGTTAAATTTGAGCTAAAAGAATGGTTAAATGGAAATATGCTAAATACAATATTAGCAATAATTGATGATTGGAATAGCAAAAAAGAAGAATTAGAGAAAAACCTTAGAATAAAGAAAGGAAATGTTTTAAATAAAACAATGTTAAAAAATTTAATTAGTACTGAAGGTATAAAATATACATTACAGAATTATACTGATATTTTATTAACAGAACGAACAATTGGAGATAGATGGGAAAAATTTATGAAGAATAAATTAGAAAACAACATTAATTTTAATGAAAATAAAATTGAATGGAAACAGTTAAAAAATAATCAGCAGCATTATAAGGATATTGCAGAAATACTACTCCAATTTTTACTACGTAAAAATCCTTCACCAGCAAGGCTTAGAAGGATATGGGAAACAACTGAAGAATTTTTTATAGAAATTAAAAATGATCTCAAAAAGTTGATTGGCATAGAAGATTGGAGAGCAAAAAGGATTGTATGGGAAAACGTAGTTAACGATGAAAGATACAAAAGCAAGGAATATACCTATAAAGGTCTTGATTTCTGGGTGGATGAAAAAGGAAATGTACATCTCATTTCATCCATTGAACAAGCAATTCCAATTATAGGGAATATAAAAGGAAAAGATGACTTTGCAGAAATTACAAAAAAGATTGAAAAGGATAATAAAGAAGGTAGCAAAGACTGGATTAAGGAGTTTATACTTGAAGAATATGATACTAAGAAAGCAACTAACATAAAATTAGACAATTCAAAAGTAAAATATGAATCATACTTACCTTATTTATCAATAATTGATCCAACTCCAATTTCATGGCAATTTATTATACCAGCAGAGTATTTACCAAATGTAATAGATAAAATCCAAGAAAAATATAAAAATAATTTCAAATATGTAATAGGCAAGCTTCCATTACACATAGGAATTGTAATACAAGATTACAAAAAGCCTTTGTATATAGGATTAAAGGCTTTAAGAAAGATAAGAAGAGATATTACAAGTTGGGAAGATATAAAGAAAGTAATAAACTATCAAGGCTTTAAAGAAATTCAAAGGAAGTATTTTAAAGATCAAAGTATAGAAGAAACGAATGAACCTCAAAACTATTACAGCCTTTACCTAATAAAAATGAAGAATGAAACTAACGAAAATGAATATAGCAATGCATATGAATTCTATATTCAACCACACGAGAAAATGAAAAGAAAACTTATAGTGATAGATGGTATGTCTGATTTACAAGGTGAAGAGTATAAAGAAGTTAAATTAGAAATATATCCGAATACGATAGACTTTGAATTTTTGGATACCAATATTAGAAGAAATGATATCTATTATGAAAAGGGAAAGCGAATTTTAGGAGAAAAGCATAACAGACCTTATACATGGGAAGAATGGGAAAATTTCAAGGTATTTAAAGATTATTTTTTTGATGACAAAGATACTAAAAAGCAAAAAATAAATAAACTTAATAATATGGTTAGCTTAATTTATTCAAAAATAAAAGACTGGGAAGGAAATGATGAAAGTCTAAAGAAACTTATGCTATCAGCTTTTGTTAATACATTTGAATTGAATGAGAAGGATGAACGAACTGGCCAAGAAAAAAGAGATTGTTTTGCAAGACTATTTGGAGAAGGAATGACTTGGGAAAAACTTGAGAGTATGAAGAAAGATGAGTTTAATAAATTGTTGTGGAGATTTATAGATATGTATGAATTCTGGCATAAGGCTTTGAAAAAGTTTTAA
- a CDS encoding ABC transporter permease yields MKLFAFVKSAFKSIIKNFLPLIFTFSIFPIILGLVTGYFNEDMFVPSADMPVMAISIIDGDNSEESKNLIAFLESDEMKKLVETRDEEEGEYIITIPSGYGDSFLGNENIPIKIDVTDKGSTRQGSVLAEIIDKFNEEMYLGLCIQENIERKFNLEEKETLYQKIYGKFSNIYGNDLIENVIVTTKKSLTSYEHFSITFLSYMLFMVISSLTNGEYVVRENDLYSRIMAAPITETQYFNYNLVSSYLFVLLFNLLYVFAYRILGLSFTGSFTLLVMILIVQSLLGTMLSALLSLFLNKRIAIGVLNILIIVQLISGVTYRSLSKIGNGILANMIDRYSPDALIVNTYKNYLIYGDFNSIKTGLLSMFLVSIIIYAISLFGFKRKRGVAW; encoded by the coding sequence ATGAAACTTTTTGCTTTTGTCAAATCGGCATTTAAATCTATTATAAAAAACTTTCTGCCTTTAATTTTTACCTTTTCCATATTCCCTATAATATTGGGATTGGTAACTGGATATTTTAATGAGGACATGTTTGTCCCATCGGCTGATATGCCTGTTATGGCTATAAGCATAATAGATGGGGACAATTCAGAGGAATCGAAAAATCTCATAGCCTTTTTGGAAAGCGATGAGATGAAAAAATTAGTAGAAACAAGGGACGAAGAGGAAGGGGAATATATAATTACCATTCCAAGTGGCTATGGGGATAGCTTTTTAGGTAATGAAAATATACCAATAAAGATAGATGTAACTGATAAAGGTTCTACAAGGCAAGGAAGTGTTCTGGCTGAAATAATTGATAAATTCAACGAGGAAATGTATTTAGGCCTTTGTATTCAAGAGAATATAGAGAGGAAATTTAATTTAGAAGAAAAAGAAACACTTTATCAGAAGATTTATGGCAAATTTTCTAATATATACGGCAATGATTTGATTGAAAATGTTATAGTTACTACAAAGAAGAGTTTAACCAGTTATGAACATTTTTCCATAACATTTTTAAGCTATATGCTTTTTATGGTTATATCATCTTTAACAAATGGAGAATATGTGGTACGGGAAAATGATTTATATTCGAGGATTATGGCAGCACCCATTACAGAAACACAGTACTTTAACTATAACTTGGTATCCAGCTATTTGTTTGTATTATTATTCAATTTACTCTATGTATTTGCCTATAGAATATTAGGCTTATCTTTTACAGGTTCTTTTACTCTACTTGTGATGATCCTTATTGTACAAAGCTTGCTAGGTACTATGTTGTCTGCACTGCTATCATTATTTTTAAACAAAAGAATCGCTATTGGAGTTTTGAATATATTAATTATAGTTCAGCTTATTTCTGGTGTTACCTATAGGTCGTTAAGTAAGATAGGAAATGGAATATTAGCTAATATGATTGATAGATATTCGCCAGATGCTTTAATTGTAAATACCTATAAGAATTATCTAATATATGGTGATTTCAATTCAATTAAGACAGGGCTATTATCTATGTTTCTGGTATCTATAATCATATATGCCATAAGCCTATTTGGATTTAAGAGGAAGAGGGGTGTGGCATGGTGA
- a CDS encoding RAMP superfamily CRISPR-associated protein, with translation MSVCKGFNIYAISTDPIYIGTGGYTIGRVDNTIVRDPITRIPKIPGSSLAGTWRYYTALTLQGFYRENFDKIRDILNKEYNKDNKDIDAKDVRKLVNTLANNNLSNDEEKFSRRKEEFIKYAETIKNKSEELKGKNKQSQNEKSDNIQWEFYWGNLISSIKCAGQDDKPSDDTENSAYKGLDDTGHCGHCIICKTFGFSKKQSQQGLAYFSDLNILFFPVSTRFGVRWITSPSILREAGLGEIEDFSDNKIKVVNNAGNYEFLNLGWLNFKVDRLDGSIVISTLGNEIENIIKNKIIVVSDSIISQIINANLEVRTSVSIDPLTGAAKEGALFTSEAIPRGTVFYGNVRIMDKLEDKGLNSDLIIQALKESRMYYESFGIGGLVTRGFGRLKVYFED, from the coding sequence ATGTCGGTTTGCAAAGGGTTTAACATTTATGCTATTTCAACAGACCCTATATATATAGGGACTGGAGGATATACAATTGGTAGGGTAGATAATACAATTGTAAGAGATCCTATAACTAGAATACCAAAAATACCAGGATCATCACTGGCTGGAACATGGAGGTATTATACAGCTCTTACTTTGCAAGGATTTTATAGAGAGAATTTCGATAAAATACGTGATATTTTAAATAAAGAATATAATAAAGATAATAAAGACATTGATGCTAAAGATGTTAGAAAATTAGTAAATACGCTAGCAAATAATAATCTTAGTAATGATGAAGAAAAGTTCAGTAGGAGAAAAGAAGAATTTATAAAATATGCAGAAACAATTAAAAATAAATCTGAAGAATTAAAAGGCAAAAATAAGCAATCACAAAATGAAAAATCAGATAATATTCAATGGGAATTCTACTGGGGAAATTTAATTTCATCAATAAAATGTGCAGGTCAAGATGATAAGCCTAGTGATGATACAGAAAACTCAGCATATAAAGGATTGGATGATACAGGGCACTGCGGTCACTGTATAATTTGTAAGACCTTTGGATTTTCTAAAAAGCAATCGCAGCAAGGATTAGCATATTTTTCAGATTTAAACATACTATTTTTCCCTGTAAGCACTCGATTTGGCGTTAGGTGGATAACTTCACCATCTATTCTAAGAGAAGCGGGATTAGGAGAAATAGAAGATTTTTCAGATAATAAAATAAAAGTTGTAAATAATGCTGGTAATTATGAATTTTTGAATTTAGGGTGGCTTAATTTTAAAGTAGATAGATTAGATGGTAGTATTGTTATAAGTACGTTAGGTAATGAAATAGAGAATATAATAAAAAACAAAATAATAGTAGTATCGGACAGTATTATTTCTCAAATAATTAATGCAAATTTAGAAGTTAGGACTTCTGTTTCTATAGATCCTCTTACTGGAGCAGCAAAAGAGGGTGCATTATTTACATCGGAAGCTATTCCAAGAGGTACTGTATTTTATGGTAATGTTAGGATAATGGACAAACTAGAAGATAAAGGATTAAATTCTGATTTAATCATACAAGCTTTGAAAGAGAGCAGGATGTACTATGAAAGCTTTGGTATTGGAGGACTTGTAACCAGAGGATTTGGTAGATTAAAAGTTTATTTTGAAGATTAA